One genomic region from Vanessa tameamea isolate UH-Manoa-2023 chromosome 14, ilVanTame1 primary haplotype, whole genome shotgun sequence encodes:
- the LOC113398676 gene encoding G kinase-anchoring protein 1-like isoform X1, with amino-acid sequence MAALVVQSRFAGLKIEDDDHPTIDNQKSKKTKTNSVKKLETPKKPKSMNIKNQTVPSKKRKNKPVEATTEQWEMWKQKDEEIVDGNFETQLQEAILLSKLDYEEKKDVYKQFKKEADLEKKSEDQSRPGNRKQKKKNVMSLEQFNEMVTNADEPNFMNVTTKSPLEDQKLIDKDTKFFDRVEDDTKNELLKDKIIARVRHQTVPDEVITRIQFAEALERKDKEILTLTQEVKSLKAELLTVKSRNKKLCNILGQGEMKDKAEILVEVERLRAVQSELTSELASLHTDLEKERSKNADPRAKDKKYPTKKKNIRFDVSSEAILSKEINSETF; translated from the exons ATGGCTGCCCTTGTCGTACAATCCCGCTTTGCCGGTCTCAAAATAGAAGATGACGATCATCCCACTATTGATAATCAAAAGTCCAAGAAGACTAAAACGAATTCAGTTAAAAAATTAGAGACTCCCAAGAAACCTAAGAGCATGAATATCAAAAACCAG acgGTACCAAGCAAGAAGCGCAAGAATAAGCCTGTGGAAGCCACAACTGAACAATGGGAGATGTGGAAGCAAAAGGATGAAGAGATTGTTGATGGCAACTTCGAAACACAACTTCAAGAG GCAATTCTCCTATCTAAGCTCGATTATGAAGAGAAAAAAGATGTATACAAGCAGTTCAAGAAAGAAGCTGACTTAGAAAAAAAGTCGGAAGATCAATCTCGACCAGGCAATAGGaaacagaaaaagaaaaatgttatgaGTCTAGAACAGTTTAATGAGATGGTGACTAATGCTGATGAACCAAACT TTATGAACGTCACTACTAAGAGTCCACTGGAAGATCAGAAACTCATCGATAAAGATACTAAGTTTTTCGATAGAGTCGAAGATGATACAAAGAATGAACTGTTAAAAGACAAAATCATAGCAAGGGTCCGGCATCAGACTGTGCCTGACGAGGTCATCACACGAATACAGTTTGCCGAAGCATTGGAGAGaaaagataaagaaatattgaCTTTAACCCAGGAGGTAAAGAGTTTGAAAGCAGAGCTCCTAACAGTCAAATCGCGAAATAAAAAGCTATGTAATATACTCGGCCAGGGTGAGA tgaAAGATAAGGCAGAAATTTTGGTCGAGGTGGAGAGACTACGAGCTGTCCAGTCGGAATTAACATCAGAACTTGCTTCTCTCCATACTGATTTGGAGAAGGAACGGTCTAAGAATGCAGATCCACGGGCTAAAGATAAG AAATATCCtacgaaaaagaaaaatattcggTTTGATGTGTCATCAGAAGCAATTTTATCAAAAGAGATTAATTCAGAAACATTTTAG
- the LOC113398634 gene encoding leucine-rich repeat protein 1 has product MKLQCQIEVINRVHSSLNIRSNGKYLKSTLALGKEPKNENEYFILHFSSNNKNGTKYKLKSIKQVFVKCINEGKATIRFEEPPHDLCIKCEVIQLKSFMRLLKSCITGDTKDLKLSNLSSLAITANNIAPTKLTIHDRSEFPAKGLPRTLESLHIVGLKLCNFRRDILLLSHLVVLDLSNNEIEKIPPEFGRLPSISELYLANNCLGVKDQIDWRWLLGVQITKKLKLLDLSGNKIKELPKSIWKLQNLITLKIDNNNLKRLPASLGRINTLRYLTVSQNSLQSLPCGLMQCRLDYIDLSANMFVPGNGTLKTGNYSQWEFYVNSLVHIASKVVLNKKLFYAPNIIPRTLVELLDNANICVCGKSVLNHSYFIIKEFQLKDLYRVVVFNNNHSCAVGFECYFCSPKCFMK; this is encoded by the exons atgaaaTTACAATGTCAAATTGAAGTTATTAATAGAGTACATAGCAGTTTAAATATAAGGTCTAATGGCAAATATTTAAAGTCTACGTTAGCTCTAGGAAAAGAAccgaaaaatgaaaatgaatactttatattgCACTTTTcttcgaataataaaaatggcacgaaatataaattgaaatctatCAAACAAGTGTTTGTAAAGTGTATAAATGAAGGTAAAGCTACTATAAGGTTTGAAGAGCCACCTCATgacttatgtataaaatgtgaAGTTATACAGCTTAAAAGTTTTATGAGACTACTTAAATCGTGTATTACCGGAGATACAAAAGACCTAAAACTCTCAAATTTATCTTCACTCGCAATAACAGCAAATAATATTGCCCCAACAAAATTAACTATTCATGATCGGTCCGAATTTCCTGCTAAGGGTCTGCCGAGAACGTTAGAATCTTTACATATTGTTGGACTCAAATTATGCAACTTTCGAcgagatattttattacttagcCATTTAGTTGTTCTTGATTTAAGtaataatgaaattgaaaagATACCTCCAGAGTTcg GAAGATTACCAAGCATTTCTGAGCTGTATTTAGCAAATAATTGTCTCGGAGTGAAAGATCAGATAGACTGGAGGTGGCTTTTAGGTGTTCAG ATAACTAAAAAGCTTAAGCTTTTAGATCTAAgtggcaataaaataaaagaactaCCAAAAAGTATTTGGaaattgcaaaatttaataactttaaagatagataacaataatttaaagagaCTGCCTGCTTCCTTGGGACGTATCAACACTTTGAG gtaTTTAACGGTATCACAAAATAGTTTGCAGTCCTTGCCATGTGGACTGATGCAATGCCGACTTGATTATATAGATTTATCAGCAAACATGTTTGTGCCCGGAAATGGTACTTTGAAAACTGGCAATTACTCTCAATGGGAATTTTACGTAAACAGCTTAGTACATATTGCTTCTAAGGTAGTTTTAAACAAGAAATTATTCTATGCACCCAACATAATACCTCGGACATTGGTTGAGTTGTTAGATAATGCCAATATATGTGTATGTGGTAAGTCAGTTTTAAATCactcttattttattatcaaagaatTTCAACTAAAGGATTTGTATAGAGTTGTagtctttaataataatcatagttGTGCTGTCGGTTTCGAGTGTTACTTTTGTTCTCCTAAGTGCTTTatgaaatga
- the LOC113398632 gene encoding putative elongator complex protein 1 translates to MRNLCMWQVCSKKGFCRLQNKFCVCYGHHEDSRLGEIFICSHRLVVSSVDSSGEVRWTTDLSKIASPENKPVNITLLSLLNSVSIGLANGELFTVSNFGANCDLVGVCNTGLVAMEWSPDQELLVLVTNDLSVILMSCTFDAINESNLLSEEFGEKQFITVGWGKKETQFHGSEGKQAAKIKTEVISGNTEVDDKIIISWRGDGSLFAVGFTMDGIRRFKVFDREGNLQFTSEKQQGLEANLSWRPSGNLIATTQQQGEQKMISFFEKNGLKHGEFVIPINCTTIVEDLLWSFDSEILTILCKDMVENIHKVLLYTTSNYHWYLKQTLVFKQGVSKIMWDNDFEMANNKKMHILLQDGHYFSYTWIWSNDHSKGKNEDDDAVVAVIDGKKILVSAFRYAAVPPPMANLEIEFDSEINSVHFAPENSSKLNINSFVVMTSKSLVFVEQTNRKPLQYDISKSIAFDESYFSFPHYNWHLLDNETLLCVTVDSDNCYEIIQYKVSKGSIAKQHTQPLPSAVSRIQCHPKIESAVFLQLDSGDILEYCSDGTITPQEVSFPEACPKFSAVVVDNNIYFLGLSHKGCLYLMDEMVINNISSFFVHSDYLLLTTLKHLLLCVELTKVGLGNIASFDRMENIYKRKIERGAKLVISVPKDIRTVFQMPRGNLETIQPRPLSLKIIGEYLDSNKYFEAFDLMRKQRINLNLIYDHNPNLFIQNIDVFLNTIKNNSWLSLFLSDLDNVDVTKTMYSSSYTYGESISEENVQKKVQFICDLVRLHLANASDSANRVLPLLTTFVKKNTVSDLEEALILIKELKNQESDGTKLPVTSDEALKYLLYMVNVDNLFDVALGMYNFDLVLLVANKSQKDPKEYISMLNDLNEMDEDYRKYTINKHLKRFDRAVQCLAKCGPSKYGELKTFVKYNSLYRTALALFFVEDEIYQQISDDFGLYLKLKKQYIEAGIIYERARRNEKAIECYKEALEWELALKLAERKPRKEFKQLCWDLANMLKDEKRFKEAVLILEQFSEDSEDIINFAVECGQYRTALRMCSKFNHSDFKDMKLLPSLIGEYKSVKDLLQTNGTNFIKYRNRLKIVREIKNKKAQDEYDAPNAYKDSDLYSDAGSTIASSSGSGKSFRSSKNRRKHERKVASLKEGSQYEDTALVLALHSLVTSTYELRPHVKEVNIALSCFNKDDEASILQSNLEKLLKEMKDSLKQIWSNEFTLEATNAAIAADNVPEGGGLIPQGMATLEPHLRIAPVIQDLKWRLDGLNNL, encoded by the exons gcAATGGAATGGAGTCCAGATCAAGAACTATTAGTTCTAGTTACAAATGACTTGAGTGTTATTCTAATGTCCTGTACATTTGATGCAATAAATGAGTCTAATTTATTAAGTGAAGAGTTTGGTGAGAAACAGTTCATCACTGTAGGTTGGGGCAAAAAGGAGACCCAGTTTCATGGATCAGAAGGCAAACAAGctgctaaaataaaaactgaagtAATTTCTG GCAACACTGAGGTTGACGACAAAATAATTATCTCATGGCGGGGTGATGGTAGTCTATTTGCTGTAGGATTTACTATGGATGGTATTCGAAGATTCAAAGTTTTTGATAGAGAAGGGAACTTGCAATTTACTAGTGAAAAACAACAAGGCCTTGAAGCAAATCTTTCGTGGAGGCctagtggaaacttgattgctACAACACAGCAGCAAGGTGAACAAAAAATGATTTCTTTCTTTGAGAAAAATGGACTCAAACATGGAGAGTTTGTTATACCTATAAACTGCACGACAATAGTTGAAGATCTCCTTTGGAGCTTTGATTCAGAAATATTGACAATATTGTGTAAAGATATGGTAGAAAACATTCACAaagtattattgtatacaaCCAGCAACTACCACTGGTATCTAAAGCAGACTCTTGTCTTTAAGCAGGGAGTGAGCAAAATTATGTGGGATAACGACTTTGAGATGgcaaataataagaaaatgcatatattattgcaagatggccattatttttcgtataCATGGATTTGGAGTAATGATCATAGTAAAGGGAAAAATGAGGATGATGATGCTGTTGTAGCTGTTATAGATGGAAAGAAAATTTTGGTTTCTGCATTTAGATATGCAGCTGTTCCCCCACCAATGGCAAATTTGGAAATAGAATTTGATTCTGAAATTAATTCTGTGCATTTTGCTCCAGAAAACtcttcaaaattaaacataaattcgtTTGTTGTAATGACTTCTAAAAGTCTGGTGTTTGTAGAGCAAACTAATAGAAAACCTCTACAATATGATATATCTAAAAGCATAGCTTTTGATGAAAGCTATTTTTCATTTCCACATTACAATTGGCATTTGTTAGATAATGAAACCCTTTTGTGTGTCACAGTTGACAGTGATAACtgttatgaaataattcaatataaagtaTCAAAAGGAAGTATAGCGAAACAACATACACAACCCTTGCCTTCAGCAGTATCAAGAATCCAATGTCATCCAAAAATTGAATCTGCAGTGTTTTTGCAATTGGATTCTGGAGATATTTTGGAATATTGCTCTGATGGGACTATTACTCCCCAAGAGGTTTCATTTCCAGAAGCCTGTCCAAAATTTAGTGCTGTAGTGGTGGATAATAACATCTATTTCCTTGGGTTATCGCATAAAGGTTGTTTATATTTGATGGATGAGATGGTCATTAACAATATCAGTTCTTTCTTTGTCCACTCTGACTATTTATTGCTGACCACATTGAAACATTTGCTACTTTGTGTGGAGCTTACAAAGGTAGGACTTGGCAATATAGCATCTTTTGACAGAAtggaaaatatatacaaaagaaaaatagaaAGAGGGGCAAAATTGGTAATTTCTGTACCAAAAGATATTCGGACTGTTTTCCAAATGCCTAGAGGAAACTTGGAGACAATCCAACCACGGCCCTTATCACTCAAAATAATTGGAGAATATCTagattcaaacaaatattttgaggCTTTTGATTTAATGAGGAAACAAAGAATAAAtctcaatttaatatatgacCATAATCCTAacctttttatacaaaatattgatgtctttcttaatactataaaaaacaattcttgGCTTAGTTTATTCCTGTCAGACCTTGATAATGTagatgtaacaaaaacaatgTATTCAAGCAGCTACACTTATGGTGAAAGTATCTCAGAAGAAAACGTTCAGAAAAAGGTGCAATTTATATGTGATCTTGTAAGGTTACATTTAGCCAATGCATCAGACAGTGCCAATAGAGTGTTACCATTGCTGACAACATTTGTCAAGAAAAATACCGTGAGTGATTTAGAGGAAGCACTTATCCTCATAAAAGAACTTAAAAACCAAGAATCTGATGGAACAAAGCTTCCAGTCACATCTGACGAAGCACTGAAATACCTACTGTACATGGTGAACGTAGATAATTTGTTTGATGTAGCACTAGGAATGTATAACTTCGACCTCGTGTTGTTAGTTGCAAACAAATCACAGAAGGATCCAAAAGAGTACATTTCTATGCtcaatgatttaaatgaaatggatgaagattatagaaaatatacaatCAATAAGCATTTAAAAAGATTTGATAGAGCCGTCCAATGTCTTGCAAAATGTGGGCCAAGCAAATATGGAGAATTAAAGACATTTGTCAAGTATAACAGTTTGTACAGGACGGCTTTAGCACTCTTTTTTGTTGAAGATgaaatatatcaacaaatatCAGATGACTTTGGACTGTATCTCAAGTTAAAAAAGCAATATATAGAAGCTGGTATCATTTATGAAAGAGCAAGAAGAAATGAAAAAGCTATTGAATGTTACAAGGAGGCTTTAGAATGGGAATTGGCATTGAAACTAGCAGAACGGAAACCGAGAAAGGAGTTCAAACAATTATGTTG gGATCTTGCTAATATGTTGAAAGATGAAAAGAGATTTAAGGAAGCTGTCTTAATTTTGGAACAATTTTCTGAAGATAGtgaagatataattaattttgctgTTGAATGTGGACAATACAGAACTGCTCTGAGAATGTGTTCAAAGTTTAATCATTCTGATTTCAAAG atatgaAACTATTGCCATCATTAATCGGAGAATACAAGTCTGTGAAGGACTTGTTACAAACAAATGGGACTAATTTCATTAAGTATAGGAATCGTCTCAAAATTGTTagggaaattaaaaataaaaaggctcAAGATGAATATGATGCACCAAATGCTTACAAAGATAGTGATTTATATTCTGATGCTGGAAGTACGATCGCATCTTCTTCGGGATCGGG GAAATCATTTCGGTCAAGtaaaaatagaagaaaacaTGAGCGCAAAGTCGCATCACTTAAAGAGGGATCACAATATGAGGATACTGCTCTAGTTCTAGCTCTACACAGTCTCGTTACCTCCACATATGAACTACGACCACACGTAAAGGAAGTAAACATAGCCTTGTCATGTTTTAATAAAGATGACGAAGCTTCCATTCTCCag tcaaaCCTGGAGAAgttattaaaagaaatgaaaGACAGCTTAAAACAGATCTGGAGCAATGAATTCACTTTGGAAGCAACAAATGCGGCAATCGCTGCAGACAATGTCCCAGAAGGCGGCGGCCTCATACCGCAAGGCATGGCGACCCTGG aaCCTCATCTTAGAATAGCTCCTGTAATACAAGATTTGAAGTGGAGACTAGatggattaaataatttataa
- the LOC113398676 gene encoding G kinase-anchoring protein 1-like isoform X2, producing the protein MAALVVQSRFAGLKIEDDDHPTIDNQKSKKTKTNSVKKLETPKKPKSMNIKNQTVPSKKRKNKPVEATTEQWEMWKQKDEEIVDGNFETQLQEAILLSKLDYEEKKDVYKQFKKEADLEKKSEDQSRPGNRKQKKKNVMSLEQFNEMVTNADEPNFMNVTTKSPLEDQKLIDKDTKFFDRVEDDTKNELLKDKIIARVRHQTVPDEVITRIQFAEALERKDKEILTLTQEVKSLKAELLTVKSRNKKLCNILGQGEMKDKAEILVEVERLRAVQSELTSELASLHTDLEKERSKNADPRAKDKKKRGANGDKDK; encoded by the exons ATGGCTGCCCTTGTCGTACAATCCCGCTTTGCCGGTCTCAAAATAGAAGATGACGATCATCCCACTATTGATAATCAAAAGTCCAAGAAGACTAAAACGAATTCAGTTAAAAAATTAGAGACTCCCAAGAAACCTAAGAGCATGAATATCAAAAACCAG acgGTACCAAGCAAGAAGCGCAAGAATAAGCCTGTGGAAGCCACAACTGAACAATGGGAGATGTGGAAGCAAAAGGATGAAGAGATTGTTGATGGCAACTTCGAAACACAACTTCAAGAG GCAATTCTCCTATCTAAGCTCGATTATGAAGAGAAAAAAGATGTATACAAGCAGTTCAAGAAAGAAGCTGACTTAGAAAAAAAGTCGGAAGATCAATCTCGACCAGGCAATAGGaaacagaaaaagaaaaatgttatgaGTCTAGAACAGTTTAATGAGATGGTGACTAATGCTGATGAACCAAACT TTATGAACGTCACTACTAAGAGTCCACTGGAAGATCAGAAACTCATCGATAAAGATACTAAGTTTTTCGATAGAGTCGAAGATGATACAAAGAATGAACTGTTAAAAGACAAAATCATAGCAAGGGTCCGGCATCAGACTGTGCCTGACGAGGTCATCACACGAATACAGTTTGCCGAAGCATTGGAGAGaaaagataaagaaatattgaCTTTAACCCAGGAGGTAAAGAGTTTGAAAGCAGAGCTCCTAACAGTCAAATCGCGAAATAAAAAGCTATGTAATATACTCGGCCAGGGTGAGA tgaAAGATAAGGCAGAAATTTTGGTCGAGGTGGAGAGACTACGAGCTGTCCAGTCGGAATTAACATCAGAACTTGCTTCTCTCCATACTGATTTGGAGAAGGAACGGTCTAAGAATGCAGATCCACGGGCTAAAGATAAG AAGAAAAGAGGGGCGAATGGGGACAAGGACAAATAG